In the genome of Maniola jurtina chromosome 3, ilManJurt1.1, whole genome shotgun sequence, one region contains:
- the LOC123878610 gene encoding LOW QUALITY PROTEIN: protein rogdi (The sequence of the model RefSeq protein was modified relative to this genomic sequence to represent the inferred CDS: inserted 2 bases in 1 codon; substituted 1 base at 1 genomic stop codon): MNDNEKEEAANLKEEFEWVLREEVHAILHQLHSVLVECAHRFPVPLYGNEGQKQDKFILTSQPEQLKCIVTLTGDSITHADISFKVLRQMHTICRTSINQDGPWKLQQIQDAANHLQQAIGYIDNVDKHYVFRSSEEVLHIIXNVXIGSLQRARTAVVLPKKKTIDELMKSRNMKALSPNLPEDLAISFYIQSHKLIFVAYQLSSVHGTMRIDSCQADCAVPWLSDVLFMLTAALHMCQQLKDKLCVFSQYKDFTVGSRSASMVLN; encoded by the exons ATGAACGACAACGAAAAAGAAGAGGCTGCAAATTTG AAAGAGGAGTTTGAATGGGTTCTTCGTGAGGAAGTTCACGCTATATTACATCAGCTCCATTCAGTATTAGTG GAATGTGCACATAGATTTCCTGTTCCGCTGTATGGAAATGAGGGGCAAAAACAGGACAAATTCATATTAACATCTCAACCTGAACAACTGAAATGTATTGTTACTCTCACAGGTGATAGTATCACACATGca GATATCAGTTTCAAGGTTTTAAGACAGATGCACACTATATGCCGGACTTCTATTAACCAAGATGGTCCTTGGAAACTACAACAGATCCAGGATGCAGCCAATCACCTGCAGCAGGCTATTGGTTACATCGACAATGTTGATAAACACTATGTATTCAG ATCATCAGAGGAAGTACTGCACATAAT CAATGTTTAAATTGGCTCTCTTCAGAGAGCACGCACTGCTGTGGTACTGCccaagaaaaaaacaattgatgAGCTTATGAAAAGTAGAAATATG AAGGCTCTCTCACCGAACCTACCAGAAGACTTAGCGATATCATTTTATATACAATCCCATAAGCTGATCTTTGTCGCATACCAGCTAAGTTCAGTTCATGGTACTATGAGAATTGACTCCTGCCAAGCGGACTGTGCTGTGCCATGGCTTAGTGACGTTCTATTCATGCTAACAGCAGCCTTGCATATGTGTCAACAGTTAAAAGATAAG CTGTGCGTGTTCTCTCAATATAAGGATTTCACAGTTGGATCCAGATCTGCCTCTATGGTGTTAAACTAA